The nucleotide sequence CTTCGCCGAGGGCCGGCTCGGCGTCGCGCCCCCGGCGACCGAGCGGTAGCGCCGGGTACCGGTCTGAGCGTGTCCGCGTCCGTCCGCGGCGAGCCGCGTGCTTGAGCCGTCCGTGGGGAGCGCGTGCCCGGGCCGTCCGTGAGTCTCACCCCGGGAGGAAGACGTTGATGAGGGCGACGACCAGGCCGGCCAGCCCCATCCGCGCGGCGGCGACATACCACCGCTGCCCGGAGATCGAGCCCATGTAGGCGCCGAAGATGCCCAGCACGCCGACGCCGAGCGCGACGGCGACGAGGGCGGCCTCGACCATCGTGACGGCCGTCCCCTCGAACACGAACGGCGACAGCGGGACGAGAATGCCGATGAGCGGGCCGAGCCCGCTGGCGGTCGCGTGGACCAGCCGGGCGCCGCTTTGCTGGCGCTGGACGCGGGTGTCGTCCAGGTCCGTCAGCATCGCCCGCTCGATCCGCCGGATCTCCGCCCGCGTCTCGGCGCGCTCGATCTCCCAGACGCTCCAGACCGCCGAGGTGCCCAGCCCCACGGCGGCGCCCAGCCCGACCTTGATGACGGTCGCCCCGTCTGGCACGCCCGAGAGGACCGCGCCGACGACGATCCCGATGCTGGTCAGCGTCCCGTCGAAGCCGTTCGAGATGAAGTAGCGCCGCGAGATCGCGAGCACGTCCCGCTTGCCCAGCAGACCCACGAGGCGCTGTCGGAGCGAGGACACGGCCTCAGGGGTCCTGTAACGTCGGGAGGTCGTCGACGGTGTACTCCCCGCAGGCGACCTGGTCGACGGAGTGGACGGTCCCGCCGAGGTTCTCGACCGTCGCCTCGATAGCCTCGAAGTCGACGTCCTCGCCCTCCAGTGTCAGCTTCACGTTCTGGACCTCCTGGTCCAGTTCGATCAGCGAGGACGTGACCCCCGCGACGCTCTCGGCGCCTGCCACCTGCTCGGTGAACTCGAGCAGGGGCGGGTCGTGAGGCTTCAGTACGTCGACCACGAGCCGTCGGACCGGTGGCATACCCCACAATTGTCACGGTCGACACAAAAACGTGCGTGAGCCCCGCGCCGACCAGTCCGAATTCCACGACGGCCCCGTGACTGTCGCCACAGGCGGTCGCCTGCCGCCAGCCACCGACACTCTCATTATATTGTGTTCCTTTGATTCCGACACGATGATGCTCCCGACTCACGCTCTCGCGGGCATGGCGCTTGCGCTCCCGGTGGCGCTGGCGGTCCCGGAGCTGGCCGGGACGGCGCTTCTCGCCGGCTTCCTGGGTGGTGTGGTGCCGGACCTGGACCTCTATGCCGGCCACCGGAAGTCGCTGCACTTCCCGGTGTACTACCCCGCGCTGGCCGTCCCCGCGCTGGTGGTCGCTGCCCTGTTCCCCTCCCCTGCGAGTGTCGGGGTCGCGCTCGTCCTCGCCGGAGCAGCCCTGCACAGCCTGACCGACGTCCTCGGGGGCGGGCTGGAGCTTCGGCCCTGGGAGGGAACCTCCGAGCGCGCCGTCTACGACCACTACCGCGACCGGTGGCTCGCCCCGCGGCGCTGGGTCCGCTACGACGGTTCGCCCGGCGACCTCCTGCTCTCGGTGGCGCTCGCCGCCCCGCTGTTTTCGGTGACCGGTGACGCGCTCTCCCTGCTCGTGGCCGCGACCGCGGGCGTCGCGGCCGTCTACGCGGCCGTCCGGCGACTCCTGCCCGCCGTCGCCACCGCGCTCGTCGGCACCCTCGCCGAGTGGCTCCCGCCGCGCCTGCTCGCCCGCGTCCCCGACCGCTACCGGGAGGGCCGGGGGAACGGCCCCGGTCCCGACGCCGCCCGGAACGCCGCCGGCTCCCCGGGTGCCCGGGGCGCCGACCCGGGTCGGGCGTCCGGGTGGGACCGCTCGAAGGTCGACTCCGCGGACGCCGGGGAGTAATCTTACGGGCCGGCGCCGAGCGCTTGGAGTATGCCGACTGCACCGGCGACCGCGCTCGTGGTTTTGCTCCAGGCGGGGATCCTCGCGGTCCTGGCCGTCGCGGTCCGGCGAGGCAACGTCGCCGCGACGGTCAACGCGCTGGGGTCGTTCGCGCTGGCGGTGCTCCCGACGACGCTCGCGTGGCTGGGCCGTCCCGTCGCGCTCGGTCCGGAGCTGCCGCTGTGGCTCGCGGCTGCGGGACTGTTTCACTCGGTGGGCATGCTCGGTCCCTACGACTCGGTGTGGTGGTGGGACCACCTGACCCACACCCTCTCCGCCGCGCTGGTCGCGGCGCTGGTCTACGCCGCCGCGCTCGTCGCGCTGCCGACGCTGGGGCTCTCCGCCGACCCGGTGACGGTCGCCGCGGTGACGGTCGCGCTCACCTTCGGTGCCGGGGTTCTCTGGGAGCTCGTCGAGATACTCGCCCGGGCGGTCGGCGAGCGCTACGGCGTCGAGCCGGTGCTGGTCCACTACGGCTGGCGCGACACCGCCGCCGACCTCGTCTTCGATGTCGTCGGTGCGGTCCTGGTGGTCGCGCTGGACGTCCGGGTGTTTCTGGGCGCAGCCGGGCGGTTTCCGGGCGCGAGCCGGCTGTTGATACTGGGTGGGGGCGCGGTTCTCGCCGGCTCCGTCGTGGCCGGGCTACTGGTCTGGGTCGGGCCGTCCCTGCGGGGGTAGGTCGGTTTCGGCGGTGTCGGCGGGGAGATACCGCTTGATTGCGGCGGCGACCACGACGTAGCCGGGGAGCGCGAGGGCGACGACGGCACCGAGGACGCCCCAGTCGGCCAGCCCGAGCGGGACGGTCCCGAAGTAGGTCGAGAGCGGGGTGTACAGCACCGCCAGCTGGAGGAGCGCCGAGGAGCCGACCGCGAGCGCGAGCCAGCGGTTCGACAGCGTCGGCGTCTCGCGGAACCACCGGATGACGTACAGCTTGGCGAACTCGATGACGACGAAGCCGGTGAACACCATCGTCATCGCGTAGGGGGTGATGGCGGCCGCGCCGCCGAGGGCGTAGAACATCAGCCCCAGCATGACCGCGACCGAGACGGTCCCGGCGCCGCCGATGAACCCGAGCATCTGGCCGCCGATGATCCCGCTGTCGGGGTCCCGTGGTGGGCGCTCCATCACGTCGCCGCTCTGTGGGTCCGCGCCGAGCGCCAGCGCGGGGAGCCCGTCGGTCAGCAGGTTGATCCACAGAAGCTGGACCGCCGGGAGCACGAGATACCCGAACAGCGAGGCCAGGAAGACGATCGCCACCTCAGCGACGTTCGCGCTGAGCAGATAGGCGACGAACTTCCAGACGTTGTCGAAGATGGCCCGCCCGCGCTCGACGGCCCGCTCGATGGTGGCGTAGTTGTCGTCGAGCAGGACCACGTCGCTTGCCTGCTTGGCGACGTCGGTGCCCCGGACGCCCATCGCGACGCCGATGTCGGCGTTTTTCAGCGCCGGAGCGTCGTTGACGCCGTCGCCCGTCATCGCGACGACGTGGCCGTTGTCCTGCAGCGCCCGCAGGATCCGCACCTTGTGCTCGGGCGAGGTGCGGGCGAAGACGTCGACGGACTCGACAGCCTCCGCCAGCTCCTCGTCGCTGGCCTCCTCGACCTCCCTGCCCTCCATGACCTTCTGGCCCATCCCGAGTTCGCCGGCGACCGCGGCCGCGGTCCGGACGTTGTCGCCCGTCACCATCTTCACCGCGATGCCTGCCCGCTCGGTGGCCGCGAGCGCCTCGGCGACCTCCTCCCGGGGTGGGTCGATCATCCCCACCAGTCCCAGAAAGACCAGCTCACCCTCGACGTCCCCGTCCTCGGCGTAGGCCACCGCGAGCACACGGAGGGCGTCGTCGGCGAAGGTCCCGACCCGCTCGCGGACGCGCTCCGTGACCTCGTCGGTGAGCGGTTCCGGCCCGTCGGCGGTGAGCACCTCGCTGCACTTCCCGAGCACGACCTCCGGCGCTCCCTTGACGTAGCCGACGTCGTCGTGGACGGTGCCCATCCACTTTGTCTCCGAGGAGAAGGGAACCTCGTCAGTCCGGGGGTTCTCCTCGCGCAGGGCGTCGACGTCGATCCCCCGGTCGTCGGCGGCCGCGACCAGCGCCCGCTCGGTCGGGTCACCGTCCTCGAGGGTGGCGTCGTTGCACAGCGCGCCGGCCCGCAGCAGGCGGTCGATCCGGTCCGCGTCCGCCTCACCCTCCGGGACCGTCCGTGCCGACCCGTCCGCGGCGCCCTCCGTCCCCGCACCATCCGGAGTACCCCCGTCGGCGCGACTTCCGCCGAGGTCGTGGACCGCGTCCGCGACCCAGACCCGGCTGACCGCCATCTGTCCCTCGGTGAGCGTCCCGGTCTTGTCGGTGCAGATGACGTCGACGGACCCCAGCGCCTCGACCGCGGGCAGCCGGCGCACGAGCGCGTTCTCGTCGGCCATCACCCGAACCCCGAGCGCGAGCGTCAGCGTCACCACGGCCGGCAACCCCTCGGGCACCGCGGCGACCGCCAGCGATACCGCGGTCAGGCCGGCCTCGACCGGTGCGGTCCCGCGGAGCAACAGCAGCGGGATGACCAGTGCCGCCAGCACGACCACGCCGAGCCCGAGACGGCGACCCAGCTGGTCGAGCTCCCCCTGCAGCGGCGTCCGGGTCTCGTCGGTGGCAGCCAGCTCCCGGGCGATGGCGCCGACCTCGGTGTCCATCCCGGTCGCGGTGACGACCGCGACGGCGTTGCCCCGGGTGACGTTGGTCCCCTTGTAGACCATGCTACCGTGCTCGGCGACCGGGGCGTCGGCGGGGACCGGTTCCGGCCCCTTCGAGACGGGGACGCTCTCGCCGGTCAGCGCCGCCTCGTCGACCTCGAGGTCGGTCTCGGTGACCAGCCGCGCGTCCGCGGGGACGACGTCGCCGCTGCCGAGTTCGAGCACGTCCCCGGGGACGAGTTCGG is from Salinirussus salinus and encodes:
- a CDS encoding cation-translocating P-type ATPase, which translates into the protein MGADNPATETPHSEPAEAVLAAHDTSPEGLSPEEARRRLAEHGENEVAEADERTPLSIFLAQFDSVLIWVLLAAAALSVWAGHAVDAVLIAVIVLANGVFGFVQDYRAEQSLEALRELTAPTATVRRGEEPVETDATELVPGDVLELGSGDVVPADARLVTETDLEVDEAALTGESVPVSKGPEPVPADAPVAEHGSMVYKGTNVTRGNAVAVVTATGMDTEVGAIARELAATDETRTPLQGELDQLGRRLGLGVVVLAALVIPLLLLRGTAPVEAGLTAVSLAVAAVPEGLPAVVTLTLALGVRVMADENALVRRLPAVEALGSVDVICTDKTGTLTEGQMAVSRVWVADAVHDLGGSRADGGTPDGAGTEGAADGSARTVPEGEADADRIDRLLRAGALCNDATLEDGDPTERALVAAADDRGIDVDALREENPRTDEVPFSSETKWMGTVHDDVGYVKGAPEVVLGKCSEVLTADGPEPLTDEVTERVRERVGTFADDALRVLAVAYAEDGDVEGELVFLGLVGMIDPPREEVAEALAATERAGIAVKMVTGDNVRTAAAVAGELGMGQKVMEGREVEEASDEELAEAVESVDVFARTSPEHKVRILRALQDNGHVVAMTGDGVNDAPALKNADIGVAMGVRGTDVAKQASDVVLLDDNYATIERAVERGRAIFDNVWKFVAYLLSANVAEVAIVFLASLFGYLVLPAVQLLWINLLTDGLPALALGADPQSGDVMERPPRDPDSGIIGGQMLGFIGGAGTVSVAVMLGLMFYALGGAAAITPYAMTMVFTGFVVIEFAKLYVIRWFRETPTLSNRWLALAVGSSALLQLAVLYTPLSTYFGTVPLGLADWGVLGAVVALALPGYVVVAAAIKRYLPADTAETDLPPQGRPDPDQ
- a CDS encoding metal-dependent hydrolase; amino-acid sequence: MALALPVALAVPELAGTALLAGFLGGVVPDLDLYAGHRKSLHFPVYYPALAVPALVVAALFPSPASVGVALVLAGAALHSLTDVLGGGLELRPWEGTSERAVYDHYRDRWLAPRRWVRYDGSPGDLLLSVALAAPLFSVTGDALSLLVAATAGVAAVYAAVRRLLPAVATALVGTLAEWLPPRLLARVPDRYREGRGNGPGPDAARNAAGSPGARGADPGRASGWDRSKVDSADAGE
- a CDS encoding DUF211 domain-containing protein — translated: MPPVRRLVVDVLKPHDPPLLEFTEQVAGAESVAGVTSSLIELDQEVQNVKLTLEGEDVDFEAIEATVENLGGTVHSVDQVACGEYTVDDLPTLQDP
- a CDS encoding VIT1/CCC1 transporter family protein encodes the protein MSSLRQRLVGLLGKRDVLAISRRYFISNGFDGTLTSIGIVVGAVLSGVPDGATVIKVGLGAAVGLGTSAVWSVWEIERAETRAEIRRIERAMLTDLDDTRVQRQQSGARLVHATASGLGPLIGILVPLSPFVFEGTAVTMVEAALVAVALGVGVLGIFGAYMGSISGQRWYVAAARMGLAGLVVALINVFLPG